From a region of the Rouxiella sp. S1S-2 genome:
- a CDS encoding 2OG-Fe(II) oxygenase — translation MQELDTIVNLAANPILDANFLSQCKRTLDEKGALVLHHFLSPAALTAIKQEGDENRHLAYYTSSNHNVYLQKPDAGLPSTHPRNRQIVSSKGCITDEEIPQNSALRALYDSADFQAFLCTVLGEEQLYPYADKLSSINLHYASEGQELGWHFDNSSFAITLLIQKPQAGGVFEYVENLRNADAGDMNYAGVEKLLNKETEPKKLGIEAGDLVLFRGRNAIHRVTPTEGDTTRMLVVLAYNSQPDISLSETARMTFYGRI, via the coding sequence ATGCAAGAACTCGATACGATCGTAAATTTGGCGGCTAATCCGATTTTGGATGCGAATTTTTTATCCCAGTGTAAACGTACCCTGGATGAAAAGGGCGCACTGGTCTTGCATCATTTCCTTAGCCCGGCCGCGCTGACAGCGATTAAGCAGGAAGGCGATGAAAATCGTCATCTGGCCTATTACACCAGCAGCAATCACAATGTGTATTTACAGAAACCTGACGCTGGACTGCCGTCCACGCATCCGCGCAATCGGCAGATTGTTTCCTCAAAAGGCTGTATTACGGATGAAGAGATCCCGCAGAATTCGGCGCTGCGAGCTTTGTATGATTCTGCGGATTTTCAAGCGTTTCTGTGCACCGTGTTGGGAGAAGAGCAGCTTTATCCCTACGCTGACAAGCTTTCTTCAATCAATTTGCACTACGCCAGTGAAGGCCAGGAGCTGGGCTGGCATTTTGACAACTCCTCGTTTGCTATCACCTTGCTGATTCAGAAACCGCAGGCTGGCGGTGTGTTTGAGTATGTTGAAAATCTGCGCAACGCCGACGCTGGCGACATGAATTATGCTGGCGTCGAGAAGTTGCTGAATAAAGAAACGGAGCCGAAAAAACTGGGTATAGAAGCGGGCGATTTGGTACTGTTCCGCGGTCGCAATGCCATTCATCGCGTTACGCCTACTGAGGGAGATACCACGCGTATGTTGGTGGTGCTGGCCTACAATTCTCAGCCTGATATTTCGCTGTCAGAAACGGCGCGAATGACTTTTTACGGGCGCATTTAA
- a CDS encoding glycoside hydrolase family 28 protein, with product MENKNVEDNKQQTSPLSRRHLLQWGAAAITFGPIMLPRSTLAAEAPVPSPSNASSLENSAPVAHSMAQGWQDLPPILARIKAPEFPHRDFTITDFGVKRQGEDASQAIKQAIEACHQAGGGRVIIPQGIYFSGPIWLKSGVNLHLADGATLKFFTDPQKYPNVLTRWEGIECMNFSPLIYAVDAENVAITGKGTLDGQASKENWWAWKQADGTQVKQYGDMKKLMQMGEQGTPVAERVFGLGHFLRPNFIQPYHCKNVLIEDITIINSPMWELHPVLSENITIRGVQIHSHGPNNDGCDPECCRDVLIENCVFDTGDDCIAIKSGKNNDGRRVNTPSINIVIRGCKMLDGHGGVVLGSECSGSIYNVFVEDCEMDSPHLDRVLRFKNNAVRGGKLENVFMRNIRVGQVSEAILTVDFLYEEGEKGPYKPVVRNVYIEQVTSKSSPRVMYIASFKGAEIDNIHFSDSVFSGITSSEVMSTSGTVSFRNVVIEPKNRPQGLNSRLPAQGW from the coding sequence ATGGAAAACAAAAACGTTGAAGATAATAAACAGCAGACTTCTCCTCTGTCTCGTCGTCATCTGCTGCAGTGGGGGGCCGCGGCTATAACGTTTGGGCCAATAATGCTGCCGCGGAGTACGCTGGCCGCCGAGGCACCAGTCCCGTCGCCTTCGAATGCGTCTTCGTTGGAAAATTCAGCACCCGTTGCCCATTCTATGGCGCAGGGATGGCAAGACTTACCGCCGATACTGGCTCGAATAAAAGCGCCTGAATTTCCACATCGAGATTTCACGATTACGGATTTCGGTGTTAAACGGCAGGGAGAGGATGCTTCACAGGCAATTAAGCAGGCTATTGAAGCCTGCCATCAGGCCGGTGGCGGACGGGTTATTATCCCGCAGGGTATATATTTCAGTGGCCCAATTTGGTTGAAAAGCGGCGTTAATCTGCACCTCGCCGACGGCGCTACCTTGAAATTTTTCACCGATCCTCAGAAGTACCCTAACGTGCTTACTCGTTGGGAAGGTATTGAATGCATGAACTTTTCCCCGCTTATTTATGCCGTTGATGCCGAAAACGTTGCTATTACCGGTAAAGGGACGCTCGACGGGCAGGCCAGCAAAGAGAACTGGTGGGCCTGGAAACAGGCCGACGGCACGCAGGTTAAACAATATGGCGACATGAAAAAGCTGATGCAGATGGGGGAACAGGGAACGCCGGTGGCCGAACGGGTGTTTGGTCTTGGACATTTTTTACGGCCTAATTTCATTCAGCCTTATCATTGTAAAAACGTTTTGATTGAAGATATTACGATCATTAATTCACCGATGTGGGAACTGCATCCGGTCCTCAGCGAGAATATTACTATCCGCGGCGTTCAAATTCATTCCCACGGGCCGAATAACGACGGATGTGATCCCGAATGCTGCCGTGATGTGTTGATCGAGAACTGTGTTTTTGATACCGGGGATGACTGCATAGCCATTAAATCAGGCAAAAACAACGACGGTCGGCGAGTGAATACGCCGTCAATCAACATTGTTATTCGCGGTTGTAAAATGTTGGACGGACACGGTGGTGTGGTGCTGGGCAGTGAGTGCTCGGGTAGTATTTACAATGTTTTTGTTGAAGACTGTGAAATGGACAGTCCCCATTTGGACAGAGTATTACGCTTTAAAAACAATGCAGTACGCGGCGGTAAGCTTGAAAATGTTTTTATGCGTAATATTCGCGTCGGTCAGGTTAGCGAGGCAATATTGACTGTCGACTTCTTGTATGAGGAAGGTGAGAAAGGGCCTTATAAACCGGTAGTCCGCAACGTGTATATTGAGCAAGTCACCAGCAAGAGCAGTCCAAGAGTGATGTATATCGCCTCATTTAAGGGTGCCGAAATAGACAATATCCATTTTTCAGACTCTGTTTTCAGCGGCATTACTTCCAGTGAAGTCATGTCAACTTCGGGAACTGTTTCCTTTCGCAACGTGGTGATTGAACCCAAAAATAGACCGCAGGGGCTTAACTCACGTTTACCTGCTCAGGGATGGTAA
- a CDS encoding GNAT family N-acetyltransferase codes for MTTLNHFGQPIGDEVSGWQARPLPERSTLEGDYCRLEPLDVNKHSKSLFDAWHSIDDDRDWTYFSIDRPATQHDCDTYITKISSLKDPLYFAVIDKATLRAIGGVSLMRLDPVNGVAEIGWVNWSPLMKRSRFGTEAIYLLLTYLFDKLGYRRCEWKCNSLNEPSNFAAKRFGFQFEGTFRQAMLTKGNNRDTCWYSMLDGEWPPIKSAFQQWLGAENFTPEGEQKQKLESFRVAIK; via the coding sequence ATGACCACCCTTAATCATTTTGGACAGCCGATTGGTGATGAAGTCTCCGGCTGGCAAGCGCGCCCGCTCCCTGAGCGCAGCACGCTGGAAGGAGACTATTGCCGTCTCGAACCGTTAGACGTTAATAAGCACAGCAAGTCGCTGTTTGACGCGTGGCACAGCATTGATGACGATCGCGACTGGACCTATTTCTCAATCGATCGTCCGGCTACTCAGCACGACTGTGATACCTACATCACTAAAATTTCCAGTCTGAAAGATCCGCTCTATTTCGCCGTGATTGACAAGGCAACCCTGCGCGCGATTGGCGGCGTCTCGCTAATGCGCCTCGATCCAGTAAACGGTGTAGCAGAAATCGGTTGGGTGAACTGGTCACCGCTGATGAAGCGTTCGCGATTTGGAACGGAAGCGATTTATCTCCTGCTTACTTATCTGTTTGATAAATTGGGTTATCGCCGCTGTGAATGGAAATGCAACAGTCTGAATGAACCCTCCAACTTTGCGGCTAAACGTTTTGGTTTTCAGTTTGAAGGTACTTTCCGTCAGGCAATGCTCACCAAAGGCAATAATCGCGATACCTGCTGGTATTCGATGCTCGACGGTGAATGGCCGCCAATCAAGTCAGCGTTTCAGCAATGGCTTGGCGCCGAAAACTTCACGCCAGAAGGTGAACAAAAACAGAAGCTTGAAAGTTTCAGGGTGGCGATAAAATAA
- the ada gene encoding bifunctional DNA-binding transcriptional regulator/O6-methylguanine-DNA methyltransferase Ada — MKHDKYNTDDEARWQAIVSRDAKADGDFVYAVKTTGIYCAPSCPSRMPNRDNVEYFTGAAQAEKAGYRACKRCRQGRNSLLEQHGAQVEQACRLLETCEKTPTLAQISQQVGLSAYHFHRIFKTFTGLTPRAYAVAKRQQRVREKLAENQTITSAILDAGYASNGNFYASSPASLGMTPKAFRAGGKGTAVWFALGRCTLGDILVAESARGICAILLGDNPQTLIESLQDNFPHAQLIGNDENFEKRIATVVGFVDQPGTSLRLPLDIRGTAFQQRVWHALRTIPVGKTLSYAEVAERIGSPKAVRAVAGACAANLLAVAIPCHRVIKNNGTLSGYRWGVERKKCLLEKEQGA; from the coding sequence ATGAAGCACGATAAATATAATACCGACGACGAAGCCCGCTGGCAGGCGATTGTCAGCCGCGACGCCAAGGCTGATGGTGATTTTGTTTACGCCGTTAAAACGACCGGGATTTACTGTGCGCCCTCATGCCCGTCACGAATGCCCAATCGTGACAACGTAGAGTATTTTACCGGCGCCGCTCAGGCTGAAAAGGCAGGATATCGCGCCTGCAAACGCTGTCGTCAGGGGCGCAACTCTTTGCTCGAGCAGCACGGTGCACAGGTTGAGCAGGCTTGTCGTCTATTAGAAACCTGCGAAAAAACGCCCACACTGGCACAAATTTCCCAGCAGGTAGGCCTCAGTGCTTATCATTTTCATCGCATATTCAAGACTTTTACCGGACTCACCCCGCGTGCTTATGCGGTAGCCAAAAGACAGCAGCGAGTTCGTGAAAAACTGGCAGAAAATCAGACGATTACCTCTGCAATCCTTGATGCAGGCTATGCTTCAAACGGCAATTTTTATGCTTCTTCACCGGCCAGCCTTGGCATGACGCCCAAGGCTTTTCGTGCAGGGGGCAAAGGCACGGCGGTATGGTTTGCTTTGGGCCGATGCACGCTGGGCGATATTTTGGTGGCGGAAAGTGCTCGAGGGATCTGCGCGATCCTGTTGGGTGATAACCCGCAGACGCTGATCGAGAGCCTGCAGGATAATTTTCCTCATGCACAACTGATTGGTAACGATGAGAATTTTGAAAAAAGGATCGCCACCGTGGTCGGTTTTGTGGACCAGCCGGGTACCAGCCTGAGGCTGCCTTTGGATATTCGCGGTACGGCATTTCAGCAACGAGTTTGGCATGCGCTACGCACTATCCCTGTTGGAAAAACACTGAGTTACGCCGAGGTGGCTGAAAGAATCGGTTCTCCTAAAGCAGTACGTGCCGTTGCGGGAGCCTGCGCGGCCAATTTGCTGGCCGTGGCCATACCCTGTCATCGGGTGATAAAAAATAATGGTACGCTTTCAGGCTATCGCTGGGGAGTAGAAAGGAAAAAGTGCCTGCTGGAGAAAGAGCAGGGCGCATAG
- a CDS encoding GNAT family N-acetyltransferase has translation MNLIDCTESRHAGAILEIFNEAILNSTALYDYRERDIGSMGPWFAAKRNGNFPVIGLENSQGKLLGFASYGTFRAWPAYKYSVEHSIYIHPQHRGQGLGKVLLNALIEEAKRRQVHTLIGGIDATNAASIALHTQAGFIEAGIIKQAAYKFDRWLDLAFYQLILSTPEHPVAK, from the coding sequence ATGAATCTGATCGACTGCACTGAATCTCGACACGCTGGCGCTATACTCGAGATCTTCAATGAGGCTATCCTTAACTCAACGGCGCTTTATGACTACCGTGAGCGTGATATTGGAAGTATGGGACCGTGGTTTGCCGCTAAGCGCAATGGTAATTTTCCGGTGATTGGATTAGAAAATAGTCAAGGCAAACTGCTCGGATTCGCCAGCTATGGGACTTTCCGCGCTTGGCCTGCTTATAAGTATTCCGTTGAGCACTCGATTTATATTCACCCACAGCATCGCGGTCAGGGGCTGGGGAAAGTTTTACTTAATGCCCTCATTGAAGAGGCAAAACGGCGACAGGTTCACACGCTGATTGGCGGAATTGACGCGACTAATGCCGCCAGCATTGCACTGCATACCCAGGCTGGATTCATTGAGGCGGGGATTATCAAGCAGGCCGCCTATAAGTTTGATCGCTGGCTGGATTTGGCATTTTATCAGCTGATTCTGTCAACGCCTGAGCATCCAGTCGCGAAATGA
- a CDS encoding XRE family transcriptional regulator has translation MSIGEVIAKRLLALRKSKGLNLEQLAELSQVSKAMISKIERQESSPSATILGRLAAGLGVSVTLLLSDDSDRPKHFMRRDEQEVWQDPDIGYLRRQVLPPEAQTALEMIEVTLPAQSRVSYPRWENRPYKQRLWLVEGELTVYYGETRYSLLPGDVLVFGVDLPVTFDNVDAQPCRYLLVINQG, from the coding sequence ATGTCAATCGGTGAAGTCATTGCAAAGCGCCTGCTTGCTTTGCGCAAAAGCAAGGGCCTGAATCTGGAACAGTTAGCCGAGCTTTCACAAGTGAGCAAGGCCATGATTTCCAAAATTGAACGCCAGGAGAGCAGCCCGAGCGCGACAATCCTTGGCAGGTTGGCCGCCGGCCTGGGCGTGTCGGTTACGCTGCTGTTATCTGACGACAGCGACAGACCAAAACATTTTATGCGCCGTGATGAACAGGAGGTATGGCAAGATCCCGATATCGGTTATTTACGCCGCCAAGTGCTGCCGCCCGAGGCGCAAACGGCTCTTGAGATGATTGAAGTGACCCTGCCAGCCCAGTCCCGCGTGAGTTATCCACGCTGGGAAAACAGACCGTATAAGCAGCGCCTGTGGTTAGTTGAGGGTGAGTTAACGGTCTATTACGGCGAAACCCGTTACTCGTTATTGCCCGGCGATGTGCTGGTTTTTGGCGTTGATTTACCCGTCACTTTTGATAACGTCGATGCACAACCCTGTCGATATCTGCTAGTGATTAACCAAGGATAA
- a CDS encoding GNAT family N-acetyltransferase has translation MLTINLTTLKDPQFIELVSQLDAYQSVLYPAESDYSMPLEEMANNEHYPFIADVDGMGVGCGCLYIGDNGLAEIKRVYVNPQFRGQRIAEQLMTAVEAQARRLRLPRLYLETGVDHQGAIGLYQKCGFMITERFGDYLDDPLSVFMLKDLQ, from the coding sequence GTGCTCACTATCAATCTCACCACCTTGAAGGACCCGCAGTTTATTGAGTTAGTCAGTCAGTTAGATGCCTACCAGAGTGTGTTATATCCAGCCGAAAGTGACTACAGCATGCCGCTTGAGGAGATGGCAAATAATGAACATTACCCGTTTATCGCCGACGTTGACGGCATGGGCGTCGGTTGCGGCTGTTTATATATTGGCGACAACGGGCTGGCGGAAATTAAACGGGTTTACGTCAATCCGCAGTTTCGCGGACAACGTATTGCCGAACAGTTGATGACGGCAGTTGAAGCACAGGCGCGACGGCTGCGGCTGCCGCGCCTTTATCTGGAAACTGGCGTTGATCATCAGGGGGCGATCGGCCTTTATCAAAAATGTGGTTTTATGATCACCGAGCGTTTTGGCGACTATCTCGACGATCCGCTGAGCGTTTTTATGCTTAAAGACTTGCAGTAA